From the Carassius gibelio isolate Cgi1373 ecotype wild population from Czech Republic chromosome B25, carGib1.2-hapl.c, whole genome shotgun sequence genome, one window contains:
- the zgc:162634 gene encoding phosphatidylinositol N-acetylglucosaminyltransferase subunit Y — protein sequence MFFSLSTVTVLVPLISLSGLFYSAAVDENFPQGCTSASSVCFYSLLLPVTIPVYVFFHLWKWMGIKLFRHN from the coding sequence ATGTTTTTCTCCCTGTCTACAGTGACTGTTCTTGTACCACTGATATCTTTGTCTGGACTTTTTTACTCCGCAGCAGTGGATGAAAATTTCCCTCAAGGCTGTACGAGCGCAAGCAGCGTGTGTTTCTACAGCCTGCTGCTGCCAGTAACAATTCCTGTCTATGTTTTCTTTCACCTttggaagtggatgggaatcaagcTGTTTAGACACAATTAA
- the LOC128013816 gene encoding uncharacterized protein LOC128013816 encodes MASLPTMKNIPNVENAFKASKKHKNKKRKKDKGKKHVPDFLLHDGCHEAVFTQMQETKKRKKAKKKIKPKEDFQQPTLNKQFKQPEDTHQTQPIICISPDQKTPYSPVKECNRSVKRKKRVVFNLPPEQSQAPKTNDEEYGKKQLVSESSLESNTAEEMTSQDLFITQKSFLDPYVEISSSSSSSTNGKVPENLSCSLTAEATTQTENFFTFPALSTSLKFQKQQQNTSKSLEEPVDLSLPNRTRQMHGPKQPTVDWEKPPMLKISGTSSEDGDTVPKAKGDLLQLKVIQTRLNESFFFKVKGEDSPKPMCPLMKLTERVEKRTKK; translated from the coding sequence ATGGCTTCTCTCCCAACAATGAAGAACATTCCCAATGTTGAAAATGCCTTTAAAGCATCcaagaaacacaaaaacaagaaaaggaaaaaggaTAAGGGCAAAAAGCATGTGCCTGACTTCTTGTTGCACGACGGCTGCCACGAGGCAGTGTTTACACAAATGCAAGAGACTAAGAAAAGAAAGAAGGCAAAGAAGAAAATCAAACCGAAGGAAGACTTTCAGCAACCTACATTAAATAAACAGTTCAAGCAACCTGAAGATACGCACCAAACTCAGCCCATCATCTGCATCTCCCCTGATCAGAAAACACCATATTCACCTGTGAAGGAGTGTAATAGAAGTGTGAAACGTAAAAAGAGAGTCGTTTTCAACTTGCCACCCGAGCAGAGCCAAGCTCCAAAGACAAATGATGAAGAATATGGAAAGAAGCAGCTGGTCAGTGAAAGCAGCTTGGAATCCAACACAGCTGAAGAAATGACCAGCCAAGACCTGTTTATTACACAGAAATCATTCTTGGATCCATATGTGGAGATCTCCAGCAGCTCAAGCTCCAGTACTAATGGGAAGGTGCCAGAGAACCTCTCATGTAGTTTAACTGCTGAAGCAACAACTCAAACCGAAAACTTCTTCACCTTCCCGGCACTCTCCACTTCGCTCAAGTTTCAGAAGCAGCAGCAGAACACGTCCAAAAGCCTGGAGGAACCAGTAGACCTGAGCCTGCCAAACAGAACAAGACAAATGCACGGCCCAAAACAACCCACTGTAGATTGGGAAAAACCACCCATGCTGAAGATATCAGGCACATCGAGTGAAGACGGCGATACGGTGCCCAAGGCCAAAGGTGATCTGCTCCAGCTGAAGGTCATCCAGACCCGCTTGAATGAGTCTTTCTTTTTTAAGGTGAAGGGTGAAGATTCTCCAAAGCCCATGTGCCCTTTGATGAAGCTCACGGAAAGAGTTGAGAAAAGAACGAAGAAGTAA